Proteins encoded within one genomic window of Sphaerotilus montanus:
- the uca gene encoding urea carboxylase — protein MFDTVLIANRGAIACRILRTLRQLGLRNVAVYSEADADAAHVRQADQAVCIGPAPAAQSYLDADAILAAARATGAGAIHPGYGFLSENPAFADACEAAGIAFIGPDAAQMRAFGLKHTARALAAAHGVPLLPGTDLLPDLASAQAAAARIGYPVMLKSTAGGGGIGMRLVRDADALASAWDGVQRLAQANFKDAGLYLEKFVERARHIEVQVFGDGRGQVVALGERDCSAQRRHQKVVEETPAPGLDTATRAALCDAAVRLARAVRYRSAGTVEFVLDADTGAFYFLEVNTRLQVEHGVTEQVTGVDLVAWMVRLARGEAFELAAPEPRGAAIQVRLYAEDPARQFQPSAGLLTEVVWPEGVRVDGWVARGTDVPPHYDPMLAKLIATGTDRADAVARLQRALADTRLGGIATNLDYLRALSHAPVFTEGRVVTATLADFRPAPRAVEVLEPGVQTSVQDWPGRLGHWDVGVPPSGPMDDLGHRLANRLVGNPAEAATLECTLSGPTLRFHRAAVVALAGAPMPATLEAPDGTRQPLTHAAAHAVPAGSVLRLGALATGVRSYLAVRGGLDVPHYLGSRATFTLGQFGGHGGRTLLAGDLLPLGDEAGCGAPTFTPLPDTVQPVPTRAWRIGVLHGPHAAPDFFTADDIATFYATDWQVHHHASRTGVRLIGPKPTWARPDGGEAGLHPSNLHDNAYAIGAVDFTGDMPVILGPDGPSLGGFVCPAVVVAGERWKLGQLRPGDTLRFVPIAHADALRRTEALDAAVATLDTPASAALPEECAVPDSPMLVQRGDLVIRQAGDRYVLLEVGPLVLDIALRLRVHVLMQALQARALPGVVDLTPGIRSLQVHFEPRQLDRAVLVDTLLDLAATLPDDAELVVASRTVWLPLSWDDPSTRLAIEKYQQSVRPDAPWCPSNIEFIRRINGLGSVDDVFRTVFEARYLVLGLGDVYLGAPVATPLDPRHRLVTTKYNPARTWTPENAVGIGGAYLCVYGMEGPGGYQFVGRTLQMWNRWHDARDGATDFEVGKPWLLRFFDQIRFYPVSEAELAQIRRDFPVGRHRLRTEAGTFSLRDHEAFLAREAASIEAFRTTQRQAFAEERTRWQVAGQADYVAEPDGAPAQGADDAWPDAAVRVATQVPGSVWKVLVTPGAVVRAGDTLVVIESMKMEFAVVAPVGGVVLAVNCGEGSSVRAGQSVVVLISE, from the coding sequence ATGTTCGACACCGTCCTGATCGCCAACCGCGGCGCCATCGCCTGCCGCATCCTGCGCACGCTGCGCCAGCTCGGCCTGCGCAACGTCGCGGTCTACTCCGAAGCCGACGCCGACGCGGCCCATGTCCGCCAGGCCGACCAGGCGGTGTGCATCGGCCCCGCCCCGGCCGCGCAGAGCTACCTCGACGCCGACGCGATCCTCGCCGCCGCGCGGGCCACCGGCGCGGGCGCCATCCACCCTGGCTACGGCTTCCTCTCGGAAAACCCCGCCTTCGCCGACGCCTGCGAGGCCGCCGGCATCGCCTTCATCGGCCCGGACGCGGCGCAGATGCGCGCCTTCGGCCTCAAGCACACCGCCCGCGCGCTGGCCGCCGCCCACGGCGTGCCGCTGCTGCCCGGCACCGACCTGCTGCCCGACCTCGCCAGCGCGCAGGCCGCGGCCGCGCGCATCGGCTACCCCGTGATGCTCAAGAGCACCGCGGGCGGCGGCGGCATCGGGATGCGGCTGGTGCGCGACGCCGACGCGCTGGCCTCCGCCTGGGACGGCGTGCAGCGGCTGGCGCAGGCCAATTTCAAGGACGCCGGCCTCTACCTGGAAAAGTTCGTCGAACGCGCCCGCCACATCGAGGTGCAGGTCTTCGGCGATGGCCGCGGGCAGGTGGTGGCCCTGGGCGAGCGCGACTGCTCGGCACAGCGGCGCCACCAGAAAGTGGTCGAGGAAACCCCCGCCCCCGGGCTGGACACTGCCACCCGCGCCGCGCTCTGCGACGCGGCGGTGCGGCTGGCGCGGGCGGTGCGCTACCGCTCGGCGGGCACGGTGGAGTTCGTGCTGGACGCCGACACGGGGGCGTTCTACTTCCTGGAGGTCAACACGCGGCTGCAGGTGGAACACGGCGTCACCGAGCAGGTCACCGGCGTCGACCTCGTGGCGTGGATGGTGCGGCTGGCGCGGGGCGAGGCCTTCGAGCTGGCCGCGCCCGAGCCTCGGGGGGCCGCCATCCAGGTGCGCCTCTACGCCGAAGACCCGGCGCGCCAGTTCCAGCCGTCGGCGGGCCTGCTGACCGAGGTGGTCTGGCCGGAGGGCGTGCGGGTGGACGGCTGGGTGGCGCGCGGCACCGACGTGCCCCCGCACTACGACCCGATGCTCGCCAAGCTGATCGCCACCGGCACCGACCGCGCCGACGCCGTGGCGCGGCTGCAGCGGGCGCTGGCCGACACGCGCCTGGGCGGGATCGCCACCAACCTCGACTACCTGCGCGCCCTCAGCCACGCGCCGGTGTTCACCGAAGGCCGCGTGGTCACGGCGACGCTGGCGGATTTCCGGCCGGCGCCGCGGGCGGTCGAGGTGCTGGAGCCGGGCGTGCAGACCAGCGTGCAGGACTGGCCGGGGCGGCTCGGCCACTGGGACGTGGGCGTGCCGCCGTCCGGGCCGATGGACGACCTGGGCCACCGGCTGGCGAACCGGCTGGTGGGCAACCCGGCGGAGGCGGCCACGCTCGAATGCACGCTGTCCGGGCCGACGCTGCGCTTTCACCGGGCGGCCGTGGTCGCGCTGGCCGGTGCGCCGATGCCGGCGACGCTGGAGGCGCCCGACGGCACACGCCAGCCGCTCACCCACGCCGCGGCGCACGCCGTGCCGGCGGGGTCGGTGCTGCGGCTGGGGGCGCTGGCGACGGGGGTGCGCAGCTACCTGGCGGTGCGCGGCGGGCTGGACGTGCCGCATTACCTGGGCAGCCGCGCCACCTTCACGCTCGGCCAGTTCGGCGGTCATGGCGGGCGCACGCTGCTGGCGGGGGACCTGCTGCCGCTGGGGGACGAGGCCGGCTGTGGCGCGCCGACCTTCACGCCGCTGCCGGACACGGTGCAGCCGGTGCCGACCCGCGCCTGGCGCATCGGCGTGCTGCACGGCCCGCACGCCGCGCCCGACTTCTTCACCGCCGACGACATCGCCACCTTCTACGCCACCGACTGGCAGGTCCACCACCACGCCAGCCGCACCGGCGTGCGCCTCATCGGCCCGAAGCCGACCTGGGCGCGCCCGGACGGCGGCGAGGCGGGGCTGCACCCGTCGAACCTGCACGACAACGCCTACGCCATCGGCGCGGTCGACTTCACCGGCGACATGCCCGTCATCCTCGGCCCGGACGGCCCGAGCCTGGGCGGCTTCGTGTGCCCGGCGGTGGTGGTGGCGGGCGAGCGCTGGAAGCTCGGCCAGCTCCGCCCCGGCGACACGCTGCGCTTCGTCCCGATCGCGCACGCCGACGCGCTGCGGCGCACCGAGGCGCTGGACGCGGCCGTCGCGACGCTGGACACGCCCGCCAGCGCGGCGCTGCCCGAGGAATGCGCGGTGCCGGACAGCCCCATGCTGGTGCAGCGCGGCGACCTCGTGATCCGGCAGGCGGGCGACCGCTACGTGCTGCTCGAAGTCGGGCCGCTGGTGCTGGACATCGCGCTACGGCTGCGGGTGCATGTGCTGATGCAGGCCTTGCAGGCACGCGCCCTGCCCGGCGTGGTCGACCTGACACCGGGCATCCGCTCGCTGCAGGTGCATTTCGAGCCGCGCCAGCTCGACCGCGCGGTGCTGGTCGACACGCTGCTCGACCTGGCCGCCACGCTGCCCGACGACGCCGAGCTGGTGGTGGCCTCGCGCACGGTCTGGCTGCCGCTGTCGTGGGACGACCCGAGCACGCGGCTGGCGATCGAGAAGTACCAGCAGTCGGTGCGGCCGGATGCGCCTTGGTGCCCGAGCAACATCGAGTTCATCCGGCGCATCAACGGGCTGGGGTCGGTCGACGACGTGTTCCGCACGGTGTTCGAGGCGCGTTACCTGGTGCTGGGGCTGGGCGATGTCTACCTCGGCGCGCCGGTGGCCACGCCGCTGGACCCGCGCCACCGGCTGGTGACCACCAAGTACAACCCGGCGCGCACCTGGACGCCGGAGAACGCGGTCGGCATCGGCGGCGCGTACCTGTGTGTCTACGGGATGGAAGGTCCGGGCGGTTACCAGTTCGTCGGCCGCACGCTGCAGATGTGGAACCGCTGGCACGACGCCCGCGATGGCGCGACCGATTTCGAGGTGGGCAAGCCTTGGCTGCTGCGCTTCTTCGACCAGATCCGCTTCTACCCGGTGAGCGAGGCCGAGCTGGCGCAGATCCGCCGCGACTTCCCCGTCGGCCGCCACCGGCTGCGCACCGAGGCGGGCACGTTCTCGCTGCGCGACCACGAGGCGTTCCTGGCCCGCGAGGCCGCGTCGATCGAGGCGTTCCGCACCACGCAGCGCCAGGCCTTCGCCGAGGAGCGCACCCGCTGGCAGGTGGCGGGCCAGGCCGATTACGTCGCCGAGCCGGACGGCGCGCCGGCGCAAGGGGCGGACGACGCGTGGCCGGACGCGGCGGTGCGGGTGGCGACGCAGGTGCCCGGGAGCGTCTGGAAGGTGCTCGTCACGCCCGGCGCAGTGGTGCGGGCCGGCGACACGCTGGTCGTGATCGAGAGCATGAAGATGGAGTTTGCGGTCGTGGCGCCGGTGGGCGGCGTGGTGCTGGCCGTCAATTGCGGGGAAGGGAGTTCGGTGCGGGCGGGGCAGTCAGT
- a CDS encoding urea amidolyase associated protein UAAP2, translating into MTTATTAAAIRLQESPLSPDTATRRHRQPAGEPWFTTLRAGQTVRIVDLEGNQAVDVIFYAAGDNTEHYSATDTLLRQGGIYLTTGSVLVSNLGRAMLTLVADTCGRHDTLGGACAAESNTVRYALQKKFMHNCRDNYLLALQNADVGLGKRDLVPNINFFMNVPVTADGQLTFADGISAPGKYVELRAEIDVHMLVSNCPQLNNPCNAYHPTPVEFVIW; encoded by the coding sequence ATGACCACAGCGACCACCGCCGCCGCCATCCGCCTGCAAGAGAGCCCGCTCTCCCCCGACACCGCCACCCGCCGCCACCGCCAGCCCGCGGGCGAGCCCTGGTTCACCACGCTGCGCGCCGGCCAGACCGTGCGCATCGTCGACCTGGAGGGCAACCAGGCCGTCGACGTGATCTTCTACGCCGCCGGCGACAACACCGAGCACTACAGCGCCACCGACACCCTGCTGCGCCAGGGCGGGATCTACCTCACCACCGGCTCGGTGCTGGTGAGCAACCTCGGGCGCGCGATGCTGACCCTCGTCGCCGACACCTGCGGGCGGCACGACACGCTGGGCGGCGCCTGTGCAGCGGAGAGCAACACGGTGCGCTACGCCCTGCAGAAGAAGTTCATGCACAACTGCCGCGACAACTACCTGCTCGCGCTGCAGAACGCCGACGTCGGCTTGGGCAAGCGCGACCTGGTGCCCAACATCAACTTCTTCATGAACGTGCCGGTCACCGCCGACGGCCAGCTCACCTTCGCCGACGGCATCTCCGCGCCGGGCAAGTACGTCGAGCTGCGCGCCGAGATCGACGTCCACATGCTGGTGTCGAACTGCCCGCAGCTCAACAACCCCTGCAACGCCTACCACCCGACGCCCGTCGAGTTCGTGATCTGGTGA
- a CDS encoding urea amidolyase associated protein UAAP1, with protein sequence MEHPTHTLDNPPADQPVDAPALWRRFAPDLPAERVVWSEIVPGGGHWSWRLSRGTALRFAALDARANVSLVLYAAHNPLERYNMPDSLKAQHTAHYRAGHVLMSDMGRALASFTLDTLGWHDPLGALLDTPTMEAKYGVHRYQEHRNGMYRSGRDGLLIETGKHGLTVRDQIAPVNLFSRVVVDGEGRFVFDAERPVQGAQVELRMDLDVVVAISTAPHPLDPRPGYAPGKVGVAAWTCGPAPADDPCRRFRPETARALHNSDVFALS encoded by the coding sequence ATGGAACACCCCACCCACACCCTCGACAACCCGCCCGCCGACCAGCCAGTCGACGCGCCCGCGCTGTGGCGCCGCTTCGCCCCCGACCTGCCCGCCGAGCGGGTGGTCTGGAGCGAGATCGTGCCCGGCGGTGGCCACTGGAGCTGGCGGCTGTCGCGCGGCACGGCGCTGCGCTTCGCCGCGCTGGACGCCCGCGCCAACGTCTCGCTCGTGCTCTACGCCGCCCACAACCCGCTGGAGCGCTACAACATGCCCGACAGCCTCAAGGCCCAGCACACCGCGCACTACCGCGCCGGCCACGTGCTGATGAGCGACATGGGCCGCGCGCTGGCCTCGTTCACGCTCGACACGCTGGGCTGGCACGACCCGCTCGGCGCGCTGCTCGACACGCCGACGATGGAGGCGAAGTACGGCGTCCACCGCTACCAGGAACACCGCAACGGCATGTACCGCAGCGGCCGGGACGGCCTGCTGATCGAGACGGGCAAACACGGCCTGACCGTGCGCGACCAGATCGCGCCGGTCAACCTCTTCAGCCGCGTCGTGGTCGACGGCGAGGGCCGCTTCGTCTTCGACGCCGAGCGACCGGTGCAGGGAGCGCAGGTCGAGCTGCGCATGGACCTGGACGTGGTCGTGGCGATCTCGACTGCGCCGCACCCGCTCGATCCGCGCCCTGGCTACGCGCCCGGCAAGGTCGGCGTGGCCGCGTGGACATGTGGTCCGGCGCCGGCCGACGACCCCTGCCGCCGCTTCCGCCCGGAAACCGCCCGGGCGCTGCACAACAGCGATGTCTTCGCCCTGAGCTGA
- a CDS encoding ABC transporter ATP-binding protein, with product MAPDLSPRPDADRPKLQARGVWKTFGHGAARTVALQAVDLDIADNAFVTLVGASGCGKSTLLRTLAGLEHRSAGDLRCDGQPIDGPGRERAMVFQHYSLYPWLNVLDNIRFSRQLATHTRDRTDADVEAASGRADALLRLMGLAHVARAYPSQLSGGMQQRVAIARALMSRPQVLLMDEPFGALDAQTREVMHDLILHVHRLERTTIVFVTHDVEEALYLGHQVVLMAPRPGRIDSIHPVPLPALRTQDMKLAPEFTALKRTLLERIRATSGMQTDTELLARLSRAGSIDLAR from the coding sequence ATGGCGCCCGACCTGTCCCCACGGCCTGACGCCGACCGCCCCAAGCTGCAGGCCCGCGGCGTCTGGAAGACCTTCGGCCACGGCGCGGCGCGCACGGTGGCGCTGCAGGCCGTCGACCTCGACATCGCCGACAACGCCTTCGTCACGCTGGTGGGCGCCTCGGGCTGCGGCAAGTCGACGCTGCTGCGCACGCTGGCCGGGCTGGAGCACCGCAGCGCGGGCGATCTGCGCTGCGACGGCCAGCCGATCGACGGCCCCGGGCGCGAGCGCGCGATGGTGTTCCAGCACTACAGCCTCTACCCCTGGCTGAACGTGCTCGACAACATACGCTTCAGCCGCCAGCTCGCCACCCACACCCGCGACCGCACAGACGCCGACGTCGAGGCCGCCTCCGGCCGCGCCGACGCGCTGCTGCGGCTGATGGGCCTGGCGCATGTCGCGCGTGCCTACCCGAGCCAGCTCTCCGGCGGCATGCAGCAGCGCGTGGCAATCGCCCGCGCGCTGATGAGCCGGCCGCAGGTGCTGCTGATGGACGAACCCTTCGGCGCGCTCGACGCGCAGACCCGCGAGGTGATGCACGACCTGATCCTGCACGTCCACCGCCTGGAGCGCACCACCATCGTCTTCGTCACCCACGACGTGGAGGAAGCCCTCTACCTCGGCCACCAGGTCGTGCTGATGGCGCCGCGCCCGGGGCGGATCGACTCGATCCACCCGGTGCCGCTGCCCGCGCTGCGCACGCAGGACATGAAGCTCGCCCCCGAATTCACCGCACTGAAACGCACGCTGCTGGAACGCATCCGTGCGACCTCGGGCATGCAGACCGACACCGAGCTGCTGGCGCGCCTGTCGCGGGCCGGCTCGATCGACCTGGCCCGCTGA